A window of the Microplitis mediator isolate UGA2020A chromosome 5, iyMicMedi2.1, whole genome shotgun sequence genome harbors these coding sequences:
- the LOC130667971 gene encoding frizzled-7 isoform X1, which translates to MRKRTMGNWALDLVIGISVVLGCIVITGGTTAALEVQEELKHHGRCEAITINLCLHLPYNETIMPNLLKHQKQEDAGQDIHQYAPLVKVHCSPDLRFFLCLMYAPVCTILEKPLPPCRSICERARAGCERIMRNFGFQWPPSLECSKLPEYGDPNELCVGNNETSSSSRLSTTIQPPHKLRPAWNDGQIPYAGNPIAVSEYENRKFVCPVQFHVPDSYGYSLNFKTKPIPNCAAPCNEMFFTEQEKQFARVWIGTWASICAASCFFTFLTFLIDTDRFSRYPERPIIFLSVCYLMVALVYVVGWAAKNNIACRQPLPPPDNMQQVQMVSTITQGTKHELCTLLFMVLYFFGMASSIWWVILTLTWFLAAGLKWGHEAIEANSQYFHLAAWAAPAIKTVTILAMGKVDGDVLSGVCYVGIWNVDALRGFVLAPLCVYLVLGTAFLLAGFVSLFRIRTVMKHDGTKTDKLEKLMIRIGIFSVLYTVPALIVIACLFYEQAYFDDWMLTWHDDMCRGQLTKSYYSIPCPFSKGPPEPVRPEFPVFMIKYLMAMIVGITSSFWVWSSKTLTSWRQFINHIRGRRVEAYV; encoded by the exons ATGAGGAAGAGGACGATGGGGAATTGGGCGCTGGATCTCGTTATCGGGATTAGTGTAGTCCTCGGGTGTATTGTAATAACGGGCGGAACAACAGCAGCACTTGAAGTACAGGAAGAGCTTAAACATCATGGTAGATGTGAAgcaataacaattaatttatgccTTCATTTGCCTTACAATGAAACGATAATgccaaatttattgaagcATCAGAAGCAGGAAGATGCTGGCCAGGATATACATCAGTATGCGCCTCTGGTAAAAGTACACTGCAGTCCGGACTTGCGTTTTTTCCTGTGCTTGATGTATGCACCAGTTTGCACTATTCTAGAAAAACCACTGCCGCCTTGTCGGTCTATTTGCGAACGAGCTAGAGCCGGATGCGAACGGATAATGAGAAACTTTGGGTTCCAATGGCCACCGAGTCTCGAGTGCTCGAAACTTCCTGAGTACGGGGACCCCAATGAACTGTGCGTTGGGAATAACGAGACGTCATCATCATCCAGGTTGTCTACGACAATCCAACCGCCTCATAAACTGAGACCTGCTTGGAATGACGGGCAAATTCCCTATGCCGGGAACCCCATCGCCGTGTCTGAGTATGAAAATCGTAAATTTGTTTGTCCTGTTCAGTTTCACGTACCTGACAGCTACGGGTACTCGTTGAACTTCAAAACAAAACCAATTCCAAATTGCGCGGCTCCGTGCAATGAAATGTTTTTTACCGAACAAGAAAAACAATTCGCCCGAGTCTGGATCGGTACTTGGGCATCAATCTGCGCAGCATCGTGTTTTTTTACATTCCTCACATTTCTTATTGACACCGACAGATTTAG TAGATATCCCGAGAGGccgataatatttttatcagtgtGCTATCTGATGGTTGCACTGGTATACGTTGTGGGTTGGGCTGCAAAAAATAACATCGCCTGCAGACAACCTCTCCCACCCCCAGATAATATGCAACAAGTGCAAATGGTATCAACGATAACGCAAGGAACTAAACACGAGCTATGCACTCTACTATTTATGGTACTTTATTTCTTCGGGATGGCATCAAGTATATGGTGGGTTATTCTTACACTCACGTGGTTCTTAGCTGCCGGATTAAAATGGGGACACGAAGCTATTGAAGCTAATTCACAGTACTTCCATCTTGCTGCTTGGGCGGCTCCGGCTATCAAAACAGTCACTATTTTAGCTATGGGCAAAGTTGacg gTGATGTACTGTCCGGAGTGTGCTACGTTGGAATATGGAATGTTGATGCCCTTCGAGGTTTCGTCTTAGCTCCTCTATGTGTCTACCTCGTCCTGGGAACGGCTTTCCTTTTAGCTGGATTCGTCTCACTCTTCCGTATTCGCACCGTGATGAAACACGACGGCACCAAAACAGACAAACTTGAAAAACTAATGATAAGAATCGGTATTTTTTCCGTTTTGTACACCGTCCCAGCGCTGATTGTCATCGCCTGTTTATTTTACGAGCAAGCTTACTTTGATGACTGGATGCTGACTTGGCATGACGACATGTGCAGAGGACAATTGACTAAATCCTACTACTCAATACCGTGTCCATTCAGTAAAGGACCACCCGAACCAGTGCGCCCTGAATTTCCGGTATTTATGATTAAGTATTTGATGGCAATGATTGTAGGCATCACTAGCAGCTTTTGGGTCTGGTCTAGCAAAACTCTCACCAGCTGGAGACAGTTTATAAATCACATACGTGGTCGTCGCGTCGAGGCATAcgtttaa
- the LOC130667971 gene encoding frizzled-2 isoform X2 — protein sequence MRKRTMGNWALDLVIGISVVLGCIVITGGTTAALEVQEELKHHGRCEAITINLCLHLPYNETIMPNLLKHQKQEDAGQDIHQYAPLVKVHCSPDLRFFLCLMYAPVCTILEKPLPPCRSICERARAGCERIMRNFGFQWPPSLECSKLPEYGDPNELCVGNNETSSSSRLSTTIQPPHKLRPAWNDGQIPYAGNPIAVSEYENRKFVCPVQFHVPDSYGYSLNFKTKPIPNCAAPCNEMFFTEQEKQFARVWIGTWASICAASCFFTFLTFLIDTDRFRYPERPIIFLSVCYLMVALVYVVGWAAKNNIACRQPLPPPDNMQQVQMVSTITQGTKHELCTLLFMVLYFFGMASSIWWVILTLTWFLAAGLKWGHEAIEANSQYFHLAAWAAPAIKTVTILAMGKVDGDVLSGVCYVGIWNVDALRGFVLAPLCVYLVLGTAFLLAGFVSLFRIRTVMKHDGTKTDKLEKLMIRIGIFSVLYTVPALIVIACLFYEQAYFDDWMLTWHDDMCRGQLTKSYYSIPCPFSKGPPEPVRPEFPVFMIKYLMAMIVGITSSFWVWSSKTLTSWRQFINHIRGRRVEAYV from the exons ATGAGGAAGAGGACGATGGGGAATTGGGCGCTGGATCTCGTTATCGGGATTAGTGTAGTCCTCGGGTGTATTGTAATAACGGGCGGAACAACAGCAGCACTTGAAGTACAGGAAGAGCTTAAACATCATGGTAGATGTGAAgcaataacaattaatttatgccTTCATTTGCCTTACAATGAAACGATAATgccaaatttattgaagcATCAGAAGCAGGAAGATGCTGGCCAGGATATACATCAGTATGCGCCTCTGGTAAAAGTACACTGCAGTCCGGACTTGCGTTTTTTCCTGTGCTTGATGTATGCACCAGTTTGCACTATTCTAGAAAAACCACTGCCGCCTTGTCGGTCTATTTGCGAACGAGCTAGAGCCGGATGCGAACGGATAATGAGAAACTTTGGGTTCCAATGGCCACCGAGTCTCGAGTGCTCGAAACTTCCTGAGTACGGGGACCCCAATGAACTGTGCGTTGGGAATAACGAGACGTCATCATCATCCAGGTTGTCTACGACAATCCAACCGCCTCATAAACTGAGACCTGCTTGGAATGACGGGCAAATTCCCTATGCCGGGAACCCCATCGCCGTGTCTGAGTATGAAAATCGTAAATTTGTTTGTCCTGTTCAGTTTCACGTACCTGACAGCTACGGGTACTCGTTGAACTTCAAAACAAAACCAATTCCAAATTGCGCGGCTCCGTGCAATGAAATGTTTTTTACCGAACAAGAAAAACAATTCGCCCGAGTCTGGATCGGTACTTGGGCATCAATCTGCGCAGCATCGTGTTTTTTTACATTCCTCACATTTCTTATTGACACCGACAGATTTAG ATATCCCGAGAGGccgataatatttttatcagtgtGCTATCTGATGGTTGCACTGGTATACGTTGTGGGTTGGGCTGCAAAAAATAACATCGCCTGCAGACAACCTCTCCCACCCCCAGATAATATGCAACAAGTGCAAATGGTATCAACGATAACGCAAGGAACTAAACACGAGCTATGCACTCTACTATTTATGGTACTTTATTTCTTCGGGATGGCATCAAGTATATGGTGGGTTATTCTTACACTCACGTGGTTCTTAGCTGCCGGATTAAAATGGGGACACGAAGCTATTGAAGCTAATTCACAGTACTTCCATCTTGCTGCTTGGGCGGCTCCGGCTATCAAAACAGTCACTATTTTAGCTATGGGCAAAGTTGacg gTGATGTACTGTCCGGAGTGTGCTACGTTGGAATATGGAATGTTGATGCCCTTCGAGGTTTCGTCTTAGCTCCTCTATGTGTCTACCTCGTCCTGGGAACGGCTTTCCTTTTAGCTGGATTCGTCTCACTCTTCCGTATTCGCACCGTGATGAAACACGACGGCACCAAAACAGACAAACTTGAAAAACTAATGATAAGAATCGGTATTTTTTCCGTTTTGTACACCGTCCCAGCGCTGATTGTCATCGCCTGTTTATTTTACGAGCAAGCTTACTTTGATGACTGGATGCTGACTTGGCATGACGACATGTGCAGAGGACAATTGACTAAATCCTACTACTCAATACCGTGTCCATTCAGTAAAGGACCACCCGAACCAGTGCGCCCTGAATTTCCGGTATTTATGATTAAGTATTTGATGGCAATGATTGTAGGCATCACTAGCAGCTTTTGGGTCTGGTCTAGCAAAACTCTCACCAGCTGGAGACAGTTTATAAATCACATACGTGGTCGTCGCGTCGAGGCATAcgtttaa
- the LOC130668615 gene encoding trichohyalin-like has protein sequence MKKQPVTGSQTWVWSLRKDALLKELEKYPVNIEPQATLSELRFLLRTELNKAKAANAGRAGRYDKLLVDLDRSEAELDNLDNSDDGATIEDPENDDEHPSDEDRGSVDQSPETRNARHRQTREEQIRVEIEREERERFEREERERIEAEERERMENERRQQEERDRRAREAREQAEREQAERERAERAAREAAERDDQEIRERLRQEIRAQLLREREEQRARDAGREEREARVRRENEQREREEQELRARLREEIREQILREENERRERENRNRRTGHESMEVAEPRAGSSRQGTPLPSRARQSLLVDDSVELRKRDLVRKWGVVFNGERDVQEFLERLEELAESYGYEMDHLVPCIPILLREKALLWYRNNKRDWVSWEDFVSDLKAFYLPPGLELELEEQIRNRVQRSTETAAEYATKLQTLMRRHGQMSTTARLTRLYHNLRPEYRRYIKRTEFTTVPELLRLAGEYEQLVAQERAPPAKETKQPPRKPVKTATQAPLEIFEYNWRECCWRCRQRGHTKPECTNQWVKFCMRCGKMGTFSRDCPCPRQGNAERTGTRSQTRSVIPPGAQNQTSNAPRSPEPKAGNSSQQP, from the coding sequence atgaaaaagcAACCGGTAACCGGATCCCAAACGTGGGTATGGTCGCTTCGTAAGGACGCCCTTTTAAAAGAACTCGAGAAATACCCAGTGAACATCGAACCGCAGGCAACGTTATCAGAATTAAGATTTCTTTTGCGAACGGAATTAAATAAAGCGAAAGCCGCGAACGCAGGTCGTGCGGGTCGGtacgataaattattagtcGATCTCGATCGTTCCGAAGCCGAATTGGACAACCTCGACAACTCAGACGACGGCGCGACGATTGAAGACCCTGAGAACGACGACGAACACCCGTCAGACGAAGACCGGGGCAGTGTGGACCAATCACCTGAGACAAGAAATGCCCGACACCGACAAACCCGAGAAGAACAAATTCGGGTTGAGATTGAACGGGAAGAACGTGAGAGGTTTGAAAGAGAAGAACGAGAAAGAATCGAGGCAGAAGAAAGGGAACGAATGGAGAACGAGAGAAGGCAACAAGAGGAACGAGATCGTCGAGCACGGGAAGCAAGGGAGCAAGCAGAGAGAGAACAGGCTGAAAGAGAACGAGCCGAGAGAGCAGCGCGGGAAGCAGCAGAGCGAGACGACCAAGAAATACGTGAGCGTTTGCGACAAGAAATCCGGGCACAACTCTTACGTGAACGCGAAGAACAACGGGCGCGTGACGCGGGTCGGGAAGAGAGAGAAGCGAGAGTGAGACGTGAGAATGAACAGCGAGAGAGAGAAGAACAGGAATTACGTGCTCGGTTGCGGGAAGAAATTCGTGAGCAAATATTACGCGAAGAAAATGAGCGACGCGAACGCGAAAACCGAAACCGGCGGACAGGTCACGAGTCCATGGAAGTAGCTGAACCCAGAGCTGGTTCCTCAAGACAAGGAACCCCGTTACCAAGTCGCGCTCGACAGTCACTATTGGTAGATGACTCCGTCGAGCTTCGAAAGAGGGACTTGGTACGGAAATGGGGCGTCGTATTCAATGGGGAACGCGACGTCCAGGAATTCCTGGAACGGCTGGAAGAATTGGCAGAAAGCTATGGGTATGAGATGGACCACTTAGTGCCATGCATCCCGATTTTGCTCCGGGAAAAAGCTCTCCTCTGGTACAGAAATAACAAGAGGGATTGGGTTTCTTGGGAAGACTTCGTATCGGATCTAAAAGCTTTTTACCTGCCTCCAGGACTCGAACTAGAGCTGGAAGAACAAATCCGGAACCGCGTACAAAGATCGACCGAAACCGCGGCAGAATATGCAACCAAATTGCAAACACTAATGAGAAGACACGGTCAAATGTCAACCACAGCCCGTCTTACTCGTTTGTATCATAATTTGAGACCTGAGTATCGCCGATACATTAAACGTACGGAATTTACCACTGTTCCGGAACTTTTACGACTCGCGGGTGAATATGAACAACTCGTCGCGCAGGAAAGAGCCCCTCCGGCCAAAGAAACCAAGCAACCACCCCGGAAACCGGTAAAGACCGCGACACAAGCACCACTCGAAATTTTCGAGTATAACTGGCGAGAGTGTTGTTGGAGATGTCGACAACGGGGACATACTAAGCCTGAATGTACGAATCAGTGGGTGAAATTTTGCATGCGGTGTGGTAAAATGGGAACGTTTTCCCGAGATTGTCCCTGCCCAAGACAGGGAAACGCCGAGAGGACCGGTACACGCTCCCAAACCCGGTCCGTGATTCCCCCGGGAGCACAAAATCAAACGAGCAACGCGCCGAGAAGCCCCGAGCCGAAGGCAGGCAATTCCAGCCAACAGCCGTAA